One genomic window of Quercus lobata isolate SW786 chromosome 9, ValleyOak3.0 Primary Assembly, whole genome shotgun sequence includes the following:
- the LOC115961169 gene encoding GDSL esterase/lipase At4g10955-like, producing the protein MLAKEDIFNLSGPTHFKVVDWKNKDHRRSIAASLVQGVYILEQDRQQNRQGPQAFAPVWWDFFDFLLSDVLVDNVDNSIFGAMFESKFPASYCDDSKTKTPKYVIAFRGTITEPGTLLRDLMLDLGCILNKLQSDTRFEIAMKYVKEMVDFAGAENIWLAGHSLGSAMALLAGKNMIKVGYNLETYLFNPPFLSIPIERIKDQKVKDTLRIANSIVKAGLVAATKAYNSKPREDDSFAMLSAWFPNLFVNPNDPICAEYIGYFEHRKKMQEIGAENVERIATTNSFRNLFKNALGMDLEEALHLIPSSHLTTIQGQSPNFRRAHGIQQWLNPNIQCQHKLYQFK; encoded by the exons ATGCTCGCCAAGGAGGATATTTTCAACCTTTCAGGACCAACACATTTCAAAGTTGTTGACTG GAAGAACAAAGATCATCGAAGATCTATTGCAGCTAGCTTGGTTCAAGGAGTATACATTCTAGAACAAGACCGGCAACAAAACCGGCAGGGCCCTCAAGCTTTTGCTCCAGTATGGTGGGACTTCTTCGATTTCCTATTAAGTGATGTGCTTGTAGATAATGTTGACAATTCCATCTTTGGTGCCATGTTTGAGTCTAAATTCCCAGCTTCTTACTGTGATGATTCTAagacaaaaaccccaaaatatgtTATTGCCTTCCGAGGAACAATCACTGAACCAGGCACACTATTACGTGACCTCATGTTGGACCTGGGATGCATTCTTAACAAACTTCAATCAGACACACGTTTTGAGATTGCAATGAAATATGTTAAGGAAATGGTTGATTTTGCTGGAGCTGAAAATATATGGTTAGCTGGACATTCCTTGGGGTCAGCTATGGCATTGCTTGCAGGAAAGAACATGATCAAGGTGGGTTATAATCTTGAAACATATCTATTCAATCCACCATTCTTATCTATTCCTATAGAGAGAATCAAGGATCAAAAAGTGAAGGATACACTTCGCATTGCGAATAGTATTGTCAAGGCAGGCCTTGTTGCTGCTACAAAAGCTTATAACTCTAAGCCTAGAGAAGATGACTCATTCGCAATGTTATCTGCCTGGTTTCCTAACTTGTTTGTGAACCCAAATGATCCCATTTGCGCAGAGTATATAGGGTATTTTGAGCATAGGAAGAAAATGCAGGAAATTGGAGCTGAAAATGTTGAGAGGATTGCAACAACTAATTCTTTCAGGAATCTATTCAAAAATGCATTGGGAATGGATTTAGAAGAGGCATTGCATCTCATTCCTTCATCGCATCTGACTACTATTCAAGGTCAATCACCAAATTTTAGACGAGCTCATGGAATTCAGCAGTGGTTGAATCCTAATATTCAGTGTCAACACAAGTTGTACcaattcaagtaa